Proteins from one Impatiens glandulifera chromosome 2, dImpGla2.1, whole genome shotgun sequence genomic window:
- the LOC124925160 gene encoding uncharacterized protein LOC124925160, whose translation MRRLMLVAAANQNVTTTTTDASPVLISVYDFTITSLVLALFFLSTVSLFFIFHLRFKSQNTHHLQNFNTLWTLRLLLVSFVTLWTVNEALHLPFFHRRFIYPFFPTLNLSQQVKMCKIHVLLSLGFFEPGFLITLLFLILLSIKQRTQSDTRVITLIMFICFPLLTLQTISLFFTPFIPGIILRSFDHKTNLCSYPLLSTIVFGAFGAVYTIVLLLSCQRLINLVINKGTRVRIRLLTAAVASSIPLQILFLTLSSFWSPGTVEYGGVMLGMFLCAAACAVAAQGILVIKPIVDALTSGDNNNNNNIYVDIPNLDLPEVLDDWSSPG comes from the coding sequence ATGAGAAGGTTGATGCTCGTCGCCGCCGCTAACCAAAAtgtcaccaccaccaccaccgatGCCAGCCCTGTCCTAATTTCCGTCTACGATTTCACCATCACATCTCTCGTCCTCGCTCTATTTTTCCTCTCCACCGTCtctctcttcttcattttccatCTCCGATTCAAATCCCAAAATACCCATCACCTCCAAAATTTCAACACCCTCTGGACCCTCCGTCTCCTCCTTGTCTCATTCGTCACGCTTTGGACTGTAAATGAAGCCCTACACTTGCCTTTCTTCCATCGTCGATTCATTTATCCCTTTTTTCCCACACTAAACTTGTCTCAACAGGTTAAAATGTGCAAAATCCACGTCCTTCTCTCCTTAGGCTTCTTCGAACCCGGTTTCCTAATAACCCTTCTCTTCCTAATCCTCTTATCCATCAAACAGAGAACCCAATCCGATACTCGGGTTATTACTCTAATCATGTTCATCTGTTTTCCTTTACTAACCCTACAAACCATCTCCTTATTCTTCACGCCTTTCATACCCGGGATTATTCTTCGGAGTTTTGACCATAAGACGAACCTCTGTTCGTATCCTCTGTTGAGCACGATCGTGTTCGGAGCGTTTGGGGCGGTTTACACGATCGTGTTGTTGCTGTCTTGTCAAAGACTCATCAATTTGGTGATTAATAAAGGAACCAGGGTTCGGATTCGTCTTCTGACTGCAGCTGTGGCGTCGTCGATCCCGTTGCAGATTTTGTTTCTTACATTGTCTTCGTTTTGGAGTCCAGGGACGGTGGAATACGGCGGCGTTATGTTGGGGATGTTTCTTTGTGCGGCGGCGTGCGCGGTGGCGGCGCAAGGTATTTTGGTCATTAAGCCAATTGTAGATGCCTTGACAAGCggggataataataataataataatatttacgtGGATATCCCAAACCTCGACCTCCCTGAGGTCCTAGATGATTGGAGCTCTCCTGGTTAA
- the LOC124924562 gene encoding rab GTPase-activating protein 22-like translates to MKALLRSQTSSTSSSNSSSPSSSSSSSSSWIHLRSVLLVVASSSTSSHSSSDRSHLKSPWSRRKRKNPLSPRQWRNLFTPDGKLRDGGSKLLRKVRSAGIDPSIRAEVWPFLLGVYDLNSSKVERDTLRSEKRKEYEKHRRQCRRFLKVSKQRSKLKETCGECNNNDGAVLCFHEGINSPDSEDAVSTRESLSSEEDDNPNDNLDSGSRRISYPNTPMVDSDSSVSEDSSDDIGLSNTFLFMENHEETEDPSTCTSGVDMQLTKMEDFSTWQRIIRLDAVRFSEDGITYSPGQASVSLERASRAAEAVGLKDYENLEACRIFHAARLTAILEAYAVYDPEVGYCQGMSDLLSPIIAVMSEDHEAFWCFVGFMRKARHNFRLDEVGIRRQLNIVSRIIKSKDSHLYRHLEKLEAEDCFFVYRMVVVLFRRELTFEQTVCLWEVMWADQAAIRAGIGKSAWSRIRQRAPPTEDLLLYAIAASVLQRRKQIIERYSSMDEIVKECNSMSGHLDVWKLLGDAHDLVVTLHDKIEEEDEDIEVVEEAVPP, encoded by the exons ATGAAGGCCTTGCTAAGAAGTCAAACCTCGTCCACTTCCTCTTCCAATTCATCCTCACCGTCATcgtcttcctcctcctcctcctcgtGGATTCATTTGAGATCAGTTCTGCTCGTTGTCGCGTCCTCTTCaacatcttctcattcttcctCTGATCG GAGCCATCTAAAGTCTCCATGGTCacgaagaaagagaaaaaaccCCCTTTCTCCTAGGCAATGGAGAAATTTGTTTACTCCTGATGGAAAACTTCGTGACGGCGGTTCAAAACTTCTGAGGAAAGTCCGGAGTGCA GGTATTGATCCTTCTATCAGGGCAGAGGTGTGGCCATTCCTCCTGGGAGT CTATGATTTGAACAGTTCCAAAGTAGAAAGAGACACTTTACGATCTGAGAAGAG AAAGGAGTACGAAAAACATAGAAGACAGTGTCGAAGATTTCTAAAAGTTAGCAAGCAGAGATCCAAACTGAAAGAAACTTGTGGGGAGTGCAACAATAATGATGGGGCTGTTTTGTGTTTCCATGAAGGTATAAATTCTCCGGATTCAGAAGACGCAGTTAGCACTAGGGAATCTCTTTCCAGTGAAGAAGATGATAATCCAAATGACAATCTAGATTCTGGTTCAAGACGCATCTCATATCCCAATACCCCCATGGTGGACTCGGATTCATCAGTCTCTGAGGACTCCTCAGACGACATAGGATTGAGCAATACTTTCCTCTTCATGGAAAACCACGAGGAAACTGAGGATCCTTCTACTTGTACTAGTGGGGTGGATATGCAGTTGACGAAAATGGAAGATTTCTCCACCTGGCAGCGGATCATTCGTCTGGATGCAGTTCGTTTCAGCGAAGACGGGATCACATACTCTCCCGGTCAAGCCAGTGTATCTCTAGAACGGGCATCTCGGGCAGCCGAAGCGGTGGGGTTGAAGGATTACGAGAACCTAGAAGCATGTAGAATCTTCCACGCAGCGCGTCTGACTGCAATCCTGGAGGCGTACGCTGTTTACGACCCGGAGGTGGGTTATTGCCAAGGAATGAGCGATTTACTTTCCCCGATAATCGCTGTGATGAGCGAGGATCACGAGGCGTTCTGGTGCTTTGTGGGTTTCATGAGAAAAGCGAGACACAACTTTCGGTTAGACGAGGTGGGGATAAGGAGGCAGTTGAATATAGTATCGAGGATAATAAAGAGTAAAGATTCTCATCTTTATCGGCATTTGGAGAAGCTGGAGGCGGAGGATTGCTTCTTTGTGTACAGGATGGTTGTGGTGCTGTTTAGAAGGGAGTTGACGTTTGAGCAGACGGTTTGCCTTTGGGAGGTGATGTGGGCGGACCAAGCAGCGATAAGGGCGGGGATTGGGAAATCTGCATGGAGCAGGATAAGGCAGCGTGCCCCGCCAACGGAGGATCTATTGTTGTACGCGATAGCGGCTTCAGTGCTTCAGAGGAGGAAGCAGATAATAGAGAGGTATAGCAGTATGGATGAGATTGTGAAGGAGTGTAATAGTATGAGTGGGCATCTTGATGTTTGGAAGCTTCTTGGTGATGCACATGATCTAGTGGTCACACTCCATGATAAGATAGAGGAAGAGGACGAGGATATTGAGGTAGTAGAGGAGGCAGTACCACCCTGA
- the LOC124926875 gene encoding outer mitochondrial transmembrane helix translocase-like, which yields MGSSSEKLLQDLILYSASAALSALVLFVGLRHLDPNREASKRAVEHKKEIARRLGRPLIQTTPYEDVIACDVINPDNINVEFGSIGGLETIKQALFELVILPLRRPELFSYGKLLGPQKGVLLYGPPGTGKTMLAKAIAKESGAVFINVRISNLMSKWFGDAQKLVAAVFSLAYKLQPAIIFIDEVDSFLGQRRTTDHEALTNMKTEFMALWDGFTTDQNARVMVLAATNRPSELDEAILRRLPQAFEIGLPDRRERVEILKVILKDESVEDGIDYDHISGLCEGYTGSDLLELCKKAAYFPIRDLLNDERSGKTAKEPRALSQLDVLKVLGSSRKTNVAANEYTRLNSQTTAGWSRHGDSDDYPVQAAISELSKLVVSQILNIQADGQLGAQDP from the exons ATGGGGAGTTCATCGGAGAAGTTGTTGCAAGACCTAATATTATACTCGGCAAGCGCTGCTCTTAGTGCTCTTGTATTGTTCGTAGGGCTCCGACATCTTGACCCAAACCGTGAGGCTTCTAAGAGAGCTGTTGAACACAAGAAAGAGATTGCCCGCCGCCTAGGTCGGCCTCTCATCCAGACCACCCCTTACGAG GATGTCATAGCTTGTGATGTTATAAACCCTGACAACATCAATGTTGAATTTGGGTCTATTGGAGGGTTGGAAACCATTAAGCAAGCACTATTTGAATTGGTGATCCTTCCATTACGAAGGCCTGAACTGTTTTCGTATGGGAAACTTCTTGGGCCACAGAAAGGGGTATTGTTATATGGACCACCTGGTACTGGGAAGACCATGCTTGCCAAAGCCATTGCAAAGGAGTCTGGTGCTGTTTTCATCAATGTGAGAATATCGAATTTAATGAGCAAATGGTTTGGAGATGCACAAAAATTAG TGGCTGCTGTCTTCAGTTTGGCATATAAGCTTCAGCCTGCAATCATTTTCATTGATGAGGTCGATAGTTTTTTGGGTCAGCGACGAACAACAGACCATGAAGCCTTGACAAATATGAAGACAGAATTCATGGCGTTATGGGATGGCTTCACAACAGACC AGAATGCTCGAGTAATGGTTCTTGCAGCTACTAACCGACCATCAGAACTTGACGAAGCTATTCTCCGAAGACTCCCCCAGGCCTTTGAGATAGGGTTGCCTGATCGTAGGGAGAGGGTGGAGATCTTGAAGGTAATCTTGAAGGATGAGAGTGTCGAGGATGGAATTGACTATGACCACATATCGGGTTTATGCGAAGGCTACACTGGATCAGATCTTCTTGAACTATGTAAAAAAGCGGCTTATTTTCCTATTAGGGATTTACTCAATGATGAGAGGAGTGGGAAGACAGCTAAG GAACCTAGAGCATTGTCACAATTAGATGTGCTGAAGGTTTTGGGTTCATCGAGAAAGACTAATGTCGCGGCAAATGAATATACTAGGTTAAACTCTCAAACGACAGCAGGATGGTCAAGGCATGGCGATTCAGACGATTATCCTGTCCAAGCTGCGATAAGCGAGCTTTCTAAGCTCGTCGTCTCTCAAATCTTGAACATCCAGGCGGATGGACAATTGGGTGCACAAGATCCTTGA